From the Oleiphilus messinensis genome, one window contains:
- a CDS encoding methylthioribulose 1-phosphate dehydratase, with the protein MFDITCYAQKAAEIVQAGQFLYQRGWSPATSSNYSARIDDQHIAITVSGKHKGKLGNDDVMVVNLDGEAVQSDCRSSAETLLHMVVYDLYPDVGAVLHTHSVNATVLSRYLSEQDHITFADYELQKAFAGQLTHEGEIVLPVFANTQDIPALAALSREYLAARPETPAYFIRGHGIYTWGKDMEECLRHIEALEFLIECEIQMIRISK; encoded by the coding sequence GTGTTCGATATCACTTGTTACGCACAAAAAGCAGCGGAAATTGTTCAAGCCGGGCAATTTCTCTATCAGCGAGGATGGTCCCCGGCAACCAGCAGTAATTATTCAGCGCGAATCGACGACCAACATATCGCCATAACCGTTTCAGGCAAGCATAAAGGCAAATTGGGTAATGATGATGTAATGGTGGTCAATCTGGATGGCGAGGCTGTTCAGAGTGACTGTCGATCGTCTGCGGAGACATTGCTGCACATGGTGGTTTACGATCTGTATCCTGATGTTGGTGCCGTACTCCATACCCATTCTGTAAACGCCACCGTGTTATCGCGTTACCTCAGTGAGCAGGATCATATTACGTTTGCCGATTATGAACTGCAAAAAGCCTTTGCCGGACAGTTAACCCACGAGGGTGAAATTGTCTTGCCTGTCTTCGCCAACACCCAAGACATCCCGGCACTGGCAGCACTGTCCCGGGAGTATCTTGCGGCCAGACCGGAAACCCCGGCCTATTTTATTCGTGGGCACGGAATTTACACCTGGGGCAAGGATATGGAGGAATGTTTGCGCCATATCGAAGCGCTTGAGTTTTTGATTGAATGTGAAATTCAGATGATCAGGATTAGCAAATGA
- a CDS encoding CaiB/BaiF CoA transferase family protein encodes MSGPLNNLKVLDFSTLLPGPYATMLMADMGAEVVRVESPTRLDLVRVLPPMVGKVSAAHGYLNRGKKSIAIDLKKPEGIEIVKQLVAEYDIVVEQFRPGVMARLGLGYEQLKEINPNLIYCSITGYGQTGPYKDRAGHDINYLALSGLSSYSGRAESGPVPLGFQVADVAGGSHHAVMGILAAVIQRSATGVGQHIDISMTDAAFSLNAMSGAGFLAGAPVPAPEKEYLNGGGFYDYYETKDGRFLSVGGLEPQFVQKLCLLLECPDRMNQALSQKPEDQAAFKSMLAEKIKSEDMVYWTEFFAKEDVCIEPVLNLDESVKHPQMVERNMVIQVGGEGGIDQIGFPIKFSETPCAVEEPGAILGAHTAAILEGLKYSEEQIESLQKQRVIKRI; translated from the coding sequence ATGAGCGGGCCGTTAAACAATCTAAAAGTACTGGATTTTTCAACGCTACTGCCGGGGCCTTACGCCACAATGCTGATGGCGGATATGGGGGCAGAAGTGGTTCGCGTGGAATCCCCCACGCGCCTGGATTTAGTCCGGGTATTGCCGCCAATGGTCGGTAAGGTTTCGGCGGCCCATGGCTATTTGAATCGGGGCAAAAAATCGATCGCGATTGACCTGAAGAAACCTGAAGGTATCGAGATTGTGAAACAGTTGGTTGCCGAGTACGACATCGTTGTTGAACAGTTTCGTCCCGGCGTGATGGCGCGGTTGGGCTTGGGCTATGAGCAACTTAAAGAAATTAACCCGAATCTGATTTACTGTTCGATTACCGGGTATGGCCAAACTGGACCTTATAAAGATCGCGCGGGCCACGATATCAACTATTTGGCGTTGTCCGGCTTGTCCAGTTATTCCGGCCGCGCTGAATCCGGCCCGGTACCGCTGGGTTTTCAGGTTGCTGATGTTGCGGGTGGTTCACATCATGCAGTGATGGGCATTCTGGCGGCAGTTATCCAGCGCTCGGCGACCGGTGTGGGACAGCACATTGATATCAGCATGACAGATGCGGCATTCAGCCTGAACGCCATGAGTGGGGCAGGGTTCCTTGCGGGTGCACCCGTACCTGCGCCAGAGAAAGAGTATCTGAACGGTGGCGGTTTTTACGATTACTATGAAACCAAGGATGGCCGATTTTTATCGGTAGGTGGTTTGGAGCCTCAGTTTGTCCAGAAACTCTGTCTGTTGCTGGAGTGCCCTGATCGGATGAATCAGGCTTTAAGTCAAAAACCTGAAGATCAGGCCGCATTCAAGTCGATGCTGGCAGAAAAAATCAAGTCAGAGGACATGGTGTATTGGACCGAATTCTTTGCCAAAGAAGATGTTTGTATCGAGCCGGTGCTGAACTTGGACGAGTCTGTCAAACATCCCCAGATGGTTGAACGAAATATGGTGATCCAGGTTGGTGGGGAAGGGGGAATTGATCAAATTGGTTTCCCGATCAAGTTCTCCGAAACCCCCTGTGCAGTGGAAGAACCGGGCGCTATACTCGGCGCCCATACTGCAGCCATTCTGGAAGGCTTGAAGTATTCGGAAGAGCAGATCGAGTCGCTCCAAAAACAAAGGGTTATCAAGCGCATCTGA
- a CDS encoding DEAD/DEAH box helicase has protein sequence MFALKSYQKRAVDSLESFLLRCQQSNVEDAYRDTLEDQGMPALAYKHYGFEEIPYVCLRIPTGGGKTVLGSHAVEVTARKYLNTDAPITLWLVPTNTIRLQTVEALKTPGHPYRAKLDTAFNHQVLVLDIDEVTQVRPQDIGNKAIVVVSTLANLRVTDTSGRKVYAYHENFEPHFSKVPANHPSMSILERVSEEDIKENGLSEREIGKIKYSFANLLAIYRPLVIVDEAHNARTSLTFEALRRVHPAAVIELTATPNTTNSNGSNVLFHVSASELKAEEMIKLPIVLTEHQNWQDAIQDAVINRNKLENDAQKDEEYIRPIALFQAEPKNGEVTVEVLKSHLTNELNIDESKIAIATGNQRELDGVNLFEDSCPIEYIITIEALKEGWDCSFAYVFCSVKQVSSSKDAEQLLGRVLRMPFAKRRVIEDLNRAYAHLATSKFSKAAQELTDKLIAMGFEEMEVAAFLKEQAPTVGQGDMFAGSAYEEPRRPVAPPQSIVVELPEIPDLSGLSEDQKSQFAMTKTDDGNAVVRVTGEVSETIHKALKKYVSKKADKDKLDRDVRVHNQAIEAAKAPSEAGESFGSLPLVCADLQGELELVEPEVFLHAHNWNLLDYPAELKNFRLNETTNSFNIDIDGNSLSYKVADEKEVVAFNQGFMDVTENDLVRWLDRELRQPDILQSQLIKFISILINKLCQQHNISLTALVRNKYPLSRAIAEQIKLHRKKAQKEGYQESLFGNESNACLSDEFVYEFRPEQYPSRSPYYSGRYKFQKHFFPQNLIEDLKATGEEFACAQALDGMEQVKYWIRNLVKRDHSSFWLPLAHGKFYPDFICQLQDSRMLVVEYKGEAYVSNDDSAEKRAIGEKWAELGGDNYLFIMAVLQDSEGRDVRQQILNLIEA, from the coding sequence ATGTTTGCATTAAAATCATATCAAAAGCGTGCTGTAGACAGTCTAGAGAGCTTTTTGCTTCGCTGCCAGCAATCGAATGTTGAGGATGCTTATCGAGATACATTAGAAGATCAGGGTATGCCAGCTTTGGCCTATAAGCATTATGGGTTTGAAGAGATTCCTTATGTCTGTTTGCGTATTCCTACTGGAGGAGGTAAGACTGTTTTAGGGTCTCATGCTGTTGAGGTTACTGCACGAAAATATCTAAATACTGATGCTCCGATTACCCTTTGGTTGGTTCCTACAAATACGATTCGGTTGCAAACGGTAGAAGCGCTAAAAACCCCTGGGCACCCTTATAGAGCAAAGCTTGATACCGCATTTAATCATCAAGTATTGGTGCTTGATATTGACGAGGTTACCCAGGTCCGGCCTCAAGATATCGGAAACAAAGCAATTGTTGTTGTATCAACTCTTGCCAATTTACGCGTTACCGATACATCTGGTCGCAAGGTTTACGCTTACCACGAAAACTTTGAGCCACACTTTTCTAAGGTGCCAGCCAATCATCCTTCCATGAGTATTCTTGAAAGGGTGTCAGAAGAGGATATTAAGGAAAATGGTCTCAGTGAGAGGGAAATAGGGAAGATTAAATATTCGTTTGCGAATTTATTAGCTATCTATAGGCCTTTGGTTATTGTGGATGAGGCTCATAATGCTCGAACCTCTCTTACATTTGAGGCGCTACGTCGAGTTCATCCTGCAGCTGTAATTGAGCTAACTGCTACGCCGAATACAACGAATTCGAATGGTAGCAATGTACTGTTTCACGTTTCAGCATCTGAACTTAAAGCTGAAGAAATGATCAAGTTACCTATTGTGCTTACAGAGCACCAGAATTGGCAAGATGCGATTCAAGATGCCGTTATTAATCGCAATAAACTGGAAAATGATGCTCAGAAAGATGAAGAATATATACGTCCTATTGCGTTGTTTCAGGCTGAGCCAAAGAATGGTGAAGTTACAGTAGAGGTTCTCAAGTCTCATCTAACGAATGAGTTAAACATCGACGAAAGTAAAATTGCCATTGCTACAGGGAACCAGCGCGAATTGGACGGTGTTAATCTTTTTGAAGACAGCTGTCCGATAGAGTACATTATTACAATCGAGGCTTTAAAAGAAGGTTGGGACTGTTCCTTTGCTTATGTCTTCTGTTCCGTTAAACAAGTCTCTAGCAGCAAAGACGCTGAACAGTTACTTGGCCGCGTTTTGAGAATGCCCTTTGCAAAGCGAAGGGTCATAGAGGATCTGAATAGAGCATATGCTCATCTAGCAACAAGTAAATTTAGTAAAGCAGCACAAGAATTGACTGACAAACTAATTGCGATGGGCTTTGAGGAAATGGAAGTTGCGGCATTTCTTAAGGAGCAAGCCCCTACGGTAGGTCAAGGCGATATGTTTGCTGGTTCGGCATATGAAGAGCCTCGCAGACCTGTTGCTCCGCCCCAGTCGATTGTTGTTGAATTGCCAGAAATACCTGATTTGTCGGGACTCTCTGAGGATCAAAAGTCACAGTTTGCAATGACTAAAACCGATGATGGAAATGCCGTAGTGAGGGTAACAGGTGAAGTTTCCGAAACTATCCACAAAGCGCTCAAAAAGTATGTAAGTAAAAAAGCAGACAAAGATAAGCTCGATCGCGACGTAAGAGTGCACAACCAAGCCATTGAAGCGGCAAAAGCTCCTTCAGAAGCCGGTGAGTCATTTGGTTCACTTCCGCTAGTGTGCGCTGATTTGCAAGGGGAATTAGAGCTAGTAGAGCCTGAGGTTTTCTTACACGCCCATAACTGGAATCTATTAGATTATCCTGCTGAGTTGAAGAATTTTAGACTAAATGAAACAACGAATAGCTTCAACATCGACATTGACGGTAATTCGCTTTCATACAAAGTAGCAGACGAAAAAGAGGTTGTTGCTTTTAACCAGGGCTTTATGGATGTTACGGAAAATGACTTAGTTCGCTGGTTAGATAGAGAGCTGCGTCAACCGGATATATTGCAATCTCAACTTATCAAATTCATTTCCATATTAATTAATAAGCTCTGTCAGCAGCACAATATCAGTTTGACGGCCTTGGTGAGAAATAAATATCCTTTGTCACGGGCGATTGCAGAGCAAATCAAACTACATCGTAAAAAAGCTCAGAAAGAGGGTTATCAAGAGTCTCTGTTTGGCAATGAATCTAATGCATGCCTATCTGATGAATTTGTATATGAATTTAGGCCAGAGCAATACCCGTCTAGAAGTCCGTATTACAGCGGACGCTATAAATTTCAGAAGCACTTCTTTCCTCAGAATCTAATAGAAGACTTGAAGGCGACGGGTGAAGAATTTGCCTGCGCCCAGGCTCTTGATGGTATGGAGCAGGTTAAATATTGGATTCGTAATCTTGTTAAACGAGATCATTCATCTTTCTGGCTTCCTCTGGCGCATGGAAAGTTTTACCCTGACTTTATATGCCAGCTACAGGATAGTCGCATGCTTGTCGTTGAATATAAAGGGGAGGCTTATGTCTCAAATGATGATTCAGCAGAAAAACGAGCGATTGGAGAAAAATGGGCTGAGTTAGGAGGCGATAATTACTTGTTTATCATGGCTGTATTGCAAGACTCAGAAGGTCGAGATGTACGGCAGCAGATTTTGAATTTGATTGAAGCATGA
- a CDS encoding AraC family transcriptional regulator produces the protein MNKLTVSQHFVKAALSGANSKGFDLSRLLQKAGIQPDLLDQPKARIPARQYAKLMQIIWVDMQDEFMGFNRQRSKPGTFAIMCQLAIHCSNLEKVYRRASQYYSLFETPVAIKLSLHEQQATLTIEAAAPLKDPYHFLQESLLVIWHRLSCWLIGQRIILDEAFFNYAKPEHGEEYQKIFYCPLRFDAEKSGFSFHRRYLDMPLIRDERELRNFLKTSPADLLARPDDNHSFTAQIRTLIGKDFTAETPDFESLAQELNLSPQTLRRRLKDENTSYQEIKDHMRRDIAIYHLCRRELSINDIAELVGFTEPSTFHRAFKKWTGVTPGAYREGEREKEEA, from the coding sequence ATGAATAAACTGACAGTTTCACAACATTTTGTGAAAGCGGCCTTAAGCGGTGCAAACTCCAAAGGATTTGATCTGTCACGGCTACTGCAAAAAGCAGGCATTCAACCTGACTTGCTGGACCAACCCAAAGCCCGAATACCGGCCCGTCAGTATGCGAAACTCATGCAGATTATCTGGGTCGATATGCAGGATGAATTCATGGGATTCAACCGGCAACGGAGCAAGCCCGGCACATTTGCGATCATGTGCCAACTGGCCATTCACTGCTCCAATCTCGAAAAAGTATATCGCCGGGCCTCACAGTATTATTCATTGTTCGAAACGCCGGTCGCCATCAAACTGTCCCTTCACGAACAACAAGCGACCCTCACCATTGAAGCGGCGGCACCGTTAAAAGATCCCTACCACTTTCTGCAGGAAAGCCTGTTGGTCATCTGGCACCGCCTGAGTTGCTGGTTAATAGGACAACGTATTATCCTCGACGAAGCCTTTTTTAACTATGCCAAGCCTGAGCACGGCGAAGAATATCAAAAAATCTTCTACTGCCCATTGCGCTTCGATGCCGAGAAATCCGGTTTCAGTTTCCATCGGCGCTATCTCGACATGCCACTTATCCGGGATGAACGGGAATTACGCAATTTCCTGAAAACGTCTCCCGCAGATTTACTGGCGCGCCCGGACGACAATCACAGTTTTACTGCGCAAATCAGGACACTGATCGGGAAAGACTTTACCGCCGAAACCCCGGACTTTGAAAGCCTGGCCCAGGAGCTGAACCTCAGCCCGCAAACCCTGCGCCGACGCTTGAAAGACGAAAATACGTCCTATCAGGAAATTAAAGACCATATGCGTAGAGACATTGCGATCTACCACCTCTGCCGACGGGAATTGTCTATTAATGACATTGCTGAGCTGGTGGGTTTCACTGAACCGAGCACATTCCACCGGGCCTTCAAAAAATGGACGGGTGTGACACCGGGCGCCTATCGTGAAGGCGAACGCGAGAAAGAAGAAGCCTGA
- a CDS encoding recombinase family protein, whose amino-acid sequence MWFKSWPICCGNLDHSSKYWVKFCDAVEYYVERVRYGSPSKGSGLLNNELYRGRHIWNRSQWLKDPDTGKRVRIERPESEWCVSERQDLRIVSDELWDGVRARFKESRYKGGVKGKGGAGSFFVRWRNVLRQMRSPDCCCK is encoded by the coding sequence TTGTGGTTCAAATCTTGGCCAATTTGTTGTGGCAACTTGGATCACAGTAGTAAATATTGGGTAAAGTTCTGTGATGCTGTCGAATATTACGTTGAACGCGTTAGATATGGTAGCCCAAGCAAAGGTTCGGGTTTATTGAATAATGAGCTATATAGAGGTCGACATATTTGGAATAGGTCTCAGTGGCTTAAAGATCCAGATACTGGTAAGCGTGTCCGAATTGAGAGACCTGAATCTGAGTGGTGTGTTAGTGAAAGGCAAGACTTGAGAATTGTCTCTGATGAACTTTGGGATGGTGTGCGAGCTCGTTTCAAAGAGTCTCGGTATAAAGGTGGTGTAAAGGGTAAGGGGGGGGCGGGTTCGTTCTTTGTTAGGTGGCGTAATGTGCTGCGGCAAATGCGGAGCCCCGATTGTTGTTGTAAGTAG
- a CDS encoding zinc ribbon domain-containing protein, protein MLGGVMCCGKCGAPIVVVSSHSYGCSNRMNRGPAICEGVNVNRKEAEQKLLSEIQEMLLSDELIEYAYVETMKVLEDLTRNEGESRKQLLKRVDELDKEIERYIEAIGAIGISESIAKKLKVAEAEKARVQDELSQAPQETKLPDLPDIKKLYKGMVVDLQESLKSEVNEARNCLKDLLGEVEINKEGSEIYAHIKTNPVASLNTTGSVGVVAGAGFEPTTFGL, encoded by the coding sequence TTGTTAGGTGGCGTAATGTGCTGCGGCAAATGCGGAGCCCCGATTGTTGTTGTAAGTAGCCACAGTTATGGATGTTCAAATCGCATGAATCGCGGCCCGGCTATTTGTGAAGGTGTGAATGTTAATCGTAAGGAAGCTGAACAAAAGCTATTATCTGAAATTCAAGAGATGTTACTTAGTGATGAGTTGATTGAATATGCTTATGTAGAAACAATGAAAGTGTTGGAAGACTTAACGAGAAACGAAGGAGAGTCCAGAAAACAATTACTTAAGAGAGTTGATGAGCTAGACAAAGAGATTGAAAGATATATCGAGGCTATTGGAGCGATCGGTATTTCAGAATCAATAGCGAAGAAACTCAAAGTGGCTGAAGCTGAGAAGGCACGCGTGCAAGATGAGTTGTCTCAAGCTCCGCAAGAAACAAAACTTCCCGACCTCCCTGATATCAAGAAGCTCTATAAGGGAATGGTGGTTGATCTACAAGAATCGCTAAAAAGTGAAGTTAATGAAGCAAGAAATTGCTTAAAAGATTTATTGGGAGAAGTAGAGATAAATAAAGAGGGCTCAGAAATTTATGCCCATATAAAAACAAACCCAGTTGCATCATTAAATACAACTGGGTCTGTAGGTGTGGTAGCGGGGGCCGGATTTGAACCGACGACCTTCGGGTTATGA
- a CDS encoding GGDEF domain-containing protein translates to MSKQDTSNLPGVEELIQLARKNEEIASKLFEIEVQIMNIAHSRDFFEKVLRLVQDSFDIEYVWLTLTRKAVTNDVAGLSNLPQMPLHEVHIADTLDFLRITQSSREPILVNEDLEFYRLLAPGFTLEHVASLAVLPLIVDGKLIGSLNLGSEDIVRYEPSKDRFFLRQLAVKTSICLASVVARERVSFLATRDPLTLLKNRREMEETLEKELSRCRRHDSVLAVLFIDCDDFKQVNDNHGHDCGDAYLKFVAENLTEMVRIGDTAFRFAGDEFVIILPNQDGAGAKLIAQRIKEHLAQTPLIYHEQAVPVHISYGEAATDQIAVIDSKNILKLADQRLYEMKAQKPSKKKQPSQVM, encoded by the coding sequence ATGAGCAAACAGGACACTTCAAATTTGCCGGGTGTCGAAGAACTAATACAGTTGGCGCGCAAGAATGAAGAGATTGCCAGCAAACTGTTTGAGATTGAAGTCCAGATTATGAATATTGCCCATAGTCGCGACTTTTTCGAAAAAGTGCTTCGGCTGGTGCAGGATTCCTTTGATATCGAGTATGTCTGGCTCACGCTCACCCGTAAAGCCGTGACGAATGATGTTGCGGGGTTGTCCAATCTGCCGCAAATGCCTTTGCATGAAGTTCATATCGCAGATACCCTCGACTTTCTGCGCATTACCCAAAGTTCCCGGGAACCCATTCTGGTGAATGAGGATCTGGAGTTCTATCGATTACTGGCCCCCGGTTTCACCCTTGAGCATGTCGCCTCACTGGCAGTTTTGCCTTTGATTGTGGATGGCAAATTGATTGGCAGTTTGAATCTGGGGTCGGAAGATATTGTCCGCTATGAGCCCAGTAAAGATCGCTTCTTTTTACGTCAGTTGGCTGTGAAAACCTCAATTTGTCTGGCGAGTGTTGTGGCTCGGGAGCGCGTGAGTTTCCTGGCGACCCGTGATCCTTTAACGTTGTTGAAGAACCGTCGGGAAATGGAAGAGACGCTGGAGAAAGAATTGAGCCGGTGTCGTCGGCATGATTCGGTGCTTGCGGTGTTGTTTATTGATTGTGATGATTTCAAACAGGTTAACGATAATCATGGCCATGATTGTGGTGATGCCTATTTGAAATTTGTTGCCGAGAATCTCACGGAAATGGTGCGGATCGGGGATACCGCGTTTCGTTTCGCCGGGGATGAATTCGTGATTATCCTGCCCAATCAGGATGGGGCAGGAGCGAAATTGATCGCGCAGCGAATCAAAGAGCATTTGGCGCAAACGCCGCTGATCTACCATGAGCAAGCCGTCCCGGTTCATATTAGTTATGGTGAAGCGGCAACAGATCAAATTGCGGTGATCGACAGCAAAAATATTTTGAAACTTGCCGACCAGCGTTTGTATGAGATGAAAGCGCAGAAACCCAGTAAAAAAAAGCAACCTAGCCAGGTGATGTAA
- a CDS encoding IS66 family transposase yields MWGCSSTNFFTIFRCRQHQRLTRSGVTLSRTTLTNLSKRAIELLRPIAVAQLEHVLQSKVLAMDETPIKAGRQGLTWSNRFVHTS; encoded by the coding sequence TTGTGGGGTTGCTCATCGACAAATTTCTTTACCATCTTCCGTTGTCGCCAACATCAACGCTTAACACGTTCCGGTGTTACCCTTAGTCGAACGACCTTAACCAACCTGAGCAAACGAGCCATTGAGCTACTTCGACCTATTGCTGTAGCCCAACTTGAACATGTCTTACAGAGCAAAGTGTTGGCCATGGACGAAACGCCCATTAAAGCCGGTCGGCAAGGACTGACGTGGTCTAATAGATTTGTACACACCAGTTAA
- the tnpA gene encoding IS66 family insertion sequence element accessory protein TnpA, with protein MKNKRTYRTADQWQNIIRKWNESGLSASAFCKANQLGYASFCQWRQRLAQNTNTAESSDFINLSPLPMNSQVSGDRFHLNCRIGNWFELSLHR; from the coding sequence ATGAAAAACAAACGTACATACCGAACTGCAGATCAATGGCAAAACATCATCCGGAAGTGGAATGAGTCAGGACTCTCTGCTTCGGCTTTCTGTAAAGCAAACCAGCTTGGTTATGCAAGCTTCTGTCAATGGCGACAGCGCTTAGCACAAAATACCAATACTGCAGAATCCAGTGACTTCATTAACTTATCTCCCTTGCCAATGAACAGCCAGGTTTCCGGGGATCGTTTTCATCTTAATTGTCGTATTGGTAATTGGTTTGAACTGAGCTTGCACCGATAA
- the tnpB gene encoding IS66 family insertion sequence element accessory protein TnpB (TnpB, as the term is used for proteins encoded by IS66 family insertion elements, is considered an accessory protein, since TnpC, encoded by a neighboring gene, is a DDE family transposase.) produces MFTPSPHSRIWLYTKPTDMRKSFKGLIGLVRTKLREIPSNGQYFVFINRRKTHMKILYFEPSGYCIWTKRLEQGQFNYKADAAEKQGLNTAQLQWLIEGIEVQKYRQFKRYSHVI; encoded by the coding sequence ATGTTTACACCATCACCTCACTCTCGTATTTGGCTCTATACCAAGCCCACCGATATGCGCAAATCATTCAAAGGATTAATCGGCCTGGTGAGAACAAAGCTTCGCGAGATTCCGAGTAACGGACAGTACTTTGTCTTTATAAATCGACGTAAAACCCACATGAAGATTTTATATTTCGAGCCATCTGGTTACTGTATTTGGACCAAACGACTGGAGCAAGGGCAATTTAATTACAAAGCTGATGCGGCTGAAAAGCAAGGATTGAATACCGCTCAACTGCAATGGTTGATCGAAGGCATCGAAGTGCAAAAATATCGCCAGTTCAAGCGTTACAGCCATGTGATCTGA
- a CDS encoding IS3 family transposase (programmed frameshift), with the protein MAVRKKYSKEFKLDAISLVIDQGYSKAEAARNLGINPNVLGRWIKEHENDDGHAFRGNGKLTPEQEELRRLREENKRLKMERDILKKGGHLFCHGSKVKYAFITQHKKVWPVGIMCQQLGVTRSGYYSYLQRQDNKPDDPTHSEMIEWIQDIAKSSDDTYGYRRMKTALNVLGYPVGRNKTRKLMKEAGIKVKHKKKYKVTTNSNHKQPVFDNLLDREFAVEQPDQVYASDITYVWTQEGWLYLAVVIDLYSRKVVGWNMSSRMKAQMVCDALKMAVWQRRPEAGLIHHSDRGSQYASRDFRKLLKLHGFKGSMSKKGDCWDNAVVESFFGTLKQERVQWKSYQTRAEAQRDILEYISVFYNNERLHSYLDYRSPVQFEKEMVELRKVA; encoded by the exons ATGGCTGTAAGAAAGAAGTACTCAAAAGAATTTAAATTAGATGCGATTAGCTTGGTAATAGATCAAGGCTATTCGAAGGCAGAAGCGGCAAGAAATCTTGGCATTAATCCAAATGTGCTTGGACGTTGGATTAAAGAGCATGAAAATGATGACGGTCATGCGTTTCGTGGAAATGGAAAACTGACGCCTGAGCAGGAAGAGCTTCGTCGTTTGCGAGAAGAAAACAAACGACTAAAGATGGAGCGCGATATATTAAAAAAAG GCGGCCACCTTTTTTGCCACGGAAGCAAAGTAAAATACGCTTTCATCACCCAGCATAAAAAGGTGTGGCCCGTTGGCATTATGTGCCAGCAATTGGGTGTAACGCGCTCAGGCTATTACAGCTATTTACAGCGTCAAGACAATAAACCTGATGATCCGACTCATTCGGAGATGATTGAGTGGATACAAGATATAGCCAAATCAAGTGATGATACCTATGGCTATCGCAGGATGAAAACAGCATTAAATGTTTTGGGTTACCCGGTTGGCCGGAACAAAACCAGAAAACTGATGAAAGAAGCGGGAATAAAAGTCAAACACAAGAAGAAATACAAAGTAACGACAAACAGCAACCATAAGCAGCCGGTTTTCGATAATCTTCTCGATCGTGAGTTTGCTGTTGAGCAGCCTGACCAGGTCTATGCGTCCGATATCACATACGTCTGGACACAGGAAGGTTGGTTGTATTTAGCGGTAGTGATAGATCTTTACTCTAGAAAAGTAGTTGGATGGAATATGAGCTCACGCATGAAAGCGCAAATGGTTTGTGATGCGCTCAAAATGGCAGTTTGGCAGCGTCGCCCTGAAGCTGGGCTAATACACCACTCTGATCGCGGCTCACAGTATGCCAGCAGGGATTTTAGAAAACTTCTTAAACTACATGGTTTTAAAGGCAGCATGAGTAAGAAGGGTGACTGCTGGGATAATGCCGTCGTTGAAAGTTTCTTTGGCACTTTAAAGCAGGAGCGAGTTCAGTGGAAAAGCTATCAAACAAGAGCTGAAGCTCAGCGGGACATCCTGGAATATATTTCTGTGTTTTATAACAATGAGCGGCTGCATTCGTACCTCGATTACAGAAGTCCGGTACAGTTTGAAAAAGAAATGGTTGAATTAAGAAAAGTAGCTTAA
- a CDS encoding 1,2-dihydroxy-3-keto-5-methylthiopentene dioxygenase: MTVLRIYNENDPVNPVTVTEDSAEIATLLNEKGVRFEHWPTRTLEAGASQDEILEAYAGEVERLKGECGFTTADVVSLSPAHPDKDAFRQKFLSEHRHVEDEVRFFVGGQGLFYLHMEDKVYVVLCQQNDLISVPDGTTHWFDMGPEPSFTCIRLFSNPEGWVADFTGSDIATRFPAFEDLVQ; this comes from the coding sequence ATGACCGTATTAAGAATCTATAACGAAAATGACCCGGTGAACCCGGTAACTGTCACCGAAGACAGTGCCGAGATTGCCACCTTGCTCAACGAGAAAGGCGTGCGTTTTGAGCATTGGCCGACCCGGACGCTTGAAGCTGGTGCAAGCCAGGATGAGATTCTGGAAGCTTATGCCGGTGAGGTTGAGCGTTTGAAAGGCGAGTGTGGCTTCACAACGGCTGACGTGGTTAGTCTCTCTCCGGCACATCCGGATAAAGATGCCTTCCGCCAGAAGTTTTTATCTGAGCATCGCCATGTTGAAGATGAAGTGCGTTTTTTTGTCGGTGGCCAGGGACTGTTTTATTTGCACATGGAAGACAAGGTTTATGTCGTACTGTGCCAGCAGAATGACTTAATCAGTGTCCCGGATGGCACGACACACTGGTTCGACATGGGACCTGAGCCAAGCTTTACCTGTATCCGTTTGTTTTCCAATCCTGAGGGCTGGGTAGCGGACTTTACCGGGAGTGATATTGCCACACGATTCCCCGCGTTCGAGGATCTGGTGCAGTGA